The nucleotide window GAATTTAAGTTATTTGGACAAGTACTTTCAAACGACTTCAAATATGATTTAAATGCTTTTTTAGCAGAAAATAACGCTCCACAAAAGGATCTATCTACCATTATCGAGTTTAATAAAAAAGATGAAAAACGAAACGTAAAATATGGTCAAAGTACGATTATAAAAGCAGATGATGAAAAATCAACTAAAGAAGAGCGCGACGAGACTGCTAAAAAAGTGATTACAGCTTCAAAGGAAAAATTAGAAAAAATATTTGCGGATAAAAACTTAGACGCAATAATCATGTTAGATAGTGATTATCTTAGCAAACCTTCAACTGCAGGATATCCGCTACTTACTGTTCCAGCGGGTTATGGTGATAAGAATCAACCAGTTGGCTTAACGTTTGTCGCACAAAGTAACCAAGATATCGAGCTGCTTTCTATGGGATTAAATTATGAAATTACAACAAAACACAGAATAGCACCAGAATTAAAAAAATGATGAAAAAGATTAGAGGTAACGATAAAAGTTATCTCTAATCTTTTTTGTATTAGATGGAAATTTTTGCTTGTTAAAAAAAGTAACTTGTTATAAAATTTGGTGGCGAAGTTTCGTAAATGAAAATTTTTTGAGAATAGGAGTTAGAAAGTTGACGTTTGAAGAAATTTTACCACTTATAAAAGCGAACAAGAAGGTAATTCGAACTGGCTTTACAGGGAATGAAAAGCATGTTTGTCTGGTTGAAAAAGCCAAGTTTCAAGATGGGGACGTATTACCACATTTTCTCATTTATGTAGATGGAGAGGGATATTCTATATATGTGCCGACAATAT belongs to Listeria ivanovii subsp. ivanovii and includes:
- a CDS encoding DUF2829 domain-containing protein: MTFEEILPLIKANKKVIRTGFTGNEKHVCLVEKAKFQDGDVLPHFLIYVDGEGYSIYVPTICDLLAEDWKEVDD